Below is a genomic region from Trichoderma asperellum chromosome 2, complete sequence.
CGGTGCGAACCCGCCAGCCGCCATCAAAGCATCGTCTCGAGTGCGATGCCAGCCGTGGCGGCGTGACGGCAGACGACTACCCATTCAAGGCCGCTCCCTGCTGCACTAGGACGGAGAACGCCCGGGCGGCAGTCTTGGCGGACAAAGTTGTCGTCGATGGCCTCTTCTAGGCCTTAGCCTGGCGTGGGGAGTTGTGCGGCATGGGGGGTCGGGAAGCGGATGGACACAGGCTCTGGTCACATCGCGTTGTCGCATCGAACGGTTTTGTATTGAAGACGTTGGACGGAGCTGAACGCCTCTATCCCCTGGGGCCATGCGCAGCaactctgctgctggaggtATCCTTGCGCCCAAACTGATTGGGCAAAGGCGAGGCTCGTCTCtacttttctctcccttcccGCCGCCGTATGTCTCTGGTGGCATTAAACTAATGCCACGAAAGCGTAGGCTGATAAGCAAGCTCTCCGTACTGTGGACAACAGCAAAGGCTTTCCGCGAGCCCGGCCCCCCAACCGCAAGACGGACCTGAAGCTCGCGTGCCAATCACAGCGTCGAATGCACCCCCGTGCTCGCTATATTCGCCGCCAGCAGAGCGGGTCCTTGAGCCTCTTCCGAGAGGAGCAAGAGAAACCAaatctagcagcagcatcttctttggGGGGGGCGAGGTAATAGTACAAGCATGTACTGTCGCTTTGCCGGCGCCAAATCGTCTAGACAGACGCCTGATCAGTCAGAAGTCTGGGATATGCTTGCCCATGAGGTCACTTGCTTGACGTGTTGAGCACAGACACCTTGAGACGACTCAATATCATTCTGCCCAGGGATGCGATGATGTGTTGAAGCGTTGCTGTTTGTCGAAGTCGCTGCCAAGGCGATAGTATCAAATATGGAGAACAGCCATCACTGCTTTGTTGTAGTTGTAACATTGCGGCCAACTCGGGGTCCGGACGGCAAAGTACCGACCTCCACCAGTCGCGGCCTTGCAGCTCCCGGCGCACAGAACCAAGAAGACATAGGTATTGACATGTACACAATGGAGCAGTGATACTGGACTTCTGCTGCGCTGCAAAAGGCATGCACGGTCACCACCGCAGCGCTACGCGCATTGAGTTTGCTGCAGTATTCAGCATCCCCGCTGCTCGACCAAACGGCTTCTCTGCATTGGCGGCTGTGGATCTGGCTAGGATGCTGCTagtgagcagcagctttcctCCAGCACGCAAACTGTGCTCCTAATGGCAGATGCTGTCTTAGACAGAACCCGTGCTGGTCGTGCTTAGCTGGCGTTGGACCAGCCCCGCGAGATAGAGAAATATAGCAatgcaactttttttttgagccCTCGTTTTTTGAGCCGTATTCCGCTTAACGCGAGGACGCGTGCGTACTGCTAGCTACTATTAATTGCTCGGGCTAATAATCTACTGTACGAAACGGTAAAATTTCTGGCAGTTGCACAAGGATATCTCTCTCTGACtatccctctctttctcctctctctctctctatctctctctctctctctttctctttttttttttttttttttttttttttaagtagcTTGAACCTTGTCTTATCCACTCCCAATAGCTGCAGTGCTGCGTGCTCCATAGCGGTTAGCAGTATTAGATGCTTATAGATTAGCACTTCGCAGGCATCATTACCCAGGCAGTGACTCCATACTAGGTAGCATTAGCACGCTCCAAGTACGCAACAGCACCCAGGATTTGTTACTTCCTCTTGATTCTTCAATCTCCAAGCTCTTCCACCATCCTCCCAATtccagcatctccagctccGGTCCTCACCGCCAGGGCATGGCGACAACCGGCTGCTCGCTCACACCCAAAACCAGCCCGTGACAGCCTTGGTAAGCCCTGCCGGGctgccagcctcttctccatcctgCGTGGCCAGTGCCATGATAGCTTCTCCTGCAGCCTCGCCCAAGCCCGCGGATTGCTGTCTCCGGTGACTGTAGCCCTTCAAGCTGCCTCGTCCCAGCATGGccgcctcgtcctcgtccggCTCCTCCTTCACATCCTCGTCTCTCGGCCGCCCGCCCACCTACAGCCGCTCCTACGTGAGCCCCGTCGACTCGACCTGGACGCAGACGTCAGAAATCTCCACGATATCAGCCACCTCCACGGGCGACTCTGGCGCGCAGCCGGCCTCGCTACGGCCTCTCGACTTAGGGCCCCCCGGCTATTCTGCCACAATGTACGATCAGCCTCCCGCCAAGTCTATGCCGTTGCATTTCCAGCTTCTGACAATCTGTGCCTTTATTCCTCTGCGATAGAATTCTCTTCCAAGACACTCCCGAAGAACGGACTGTGTATCTGGGACCCTGGGAAGTGGTGGGGTCTGAGCAGCGACGTATCCGCTGGCAGTGCAGCTACCAGAGCGAGCTGCTCGAACATTTTTGTAAGTGCCAAGCTCACTTCCttgccatcaccaacatCTGCTATATACCTACTAGCAGCACTACTATTTCTATAGCTATATCTAACCATTAGTAATAATTACACCACAATGCTACCTACCACTCTTCCATTTCCTCCTCCGCTCTCCCCCGTCCCTTCTcactcttctcctttgccaTCAATCATTTCGTATTTGTCTATTCTCCTCAACTAAGCTCTCGGCTTACCGCGATACTCTATAGTACCTACGGACATACCTTCAGATATCTACCCTCATACTCTTCACTCACGACACCGCCAATTTAATGATCCGTCAGACGTAGAACGATTCCTGTCATTCAACGAACATCACCGCGTCAGATACACCTCCGGCGACGGCGTCTGCATTCATGATGGCTTCATTGCCGTCAAATACGAGTTTACAAGCGTCGATGCTTCTATCCAATTTCAAGGCGACCTTCGCAAGAAGGATCTAGTCGGATTTTATGACGTCGACGTTGTTTGGTCCAACCTTCAGAGCCGCACCGACAGTTTTGGAAAAGTTAAGGGGATCGGTGCTATCCAGAGGCTCAAGCTTTGGAGAGACCGCTACACCACCTTCCATTCCTTGAGTGTGTTCGCAAACAAGACGGATCATCAATACCGCGAATACGACATACATAATTTTGACGGCGAGCTGCGGAATCGCGATGACCGCGCAAAAACATTGCGTCTCAGCGTTCATGGTCGCCGAGGAAGCGTACCCGAGGAGGCTCCCTCGCGTCGAACCTTTCGCATAAGACAAAGGGTCCGGTCTGCCGGCCAGGCCAGCCAAGCGAGTCCCGAGCTGGGTCCCTCATATACAGCCACTCCGTTGGACATTCGACATCTGTCCATCCAGTTCACGCACAAACGAGGTAAGTAAGCCTTCGGCCAGAGCAAGATTTTGAGGGAGGCACAAGAAAAATTCTAACATGCTGAGCAATGCAGACTATAAGCGTTTCATCGAAACTTGGACACATGCTCACAGCTCCGACCGTGAATTCAACGGCATTCCGTTTCCTCCCAATCACTTCGAGCTTGCTTCGCCAGATATCCTTCCTAGCTGAGCATAACAGCTTCCATACGTTactctttttcccttttttttttttttttttttttgagctgGCATATGTGGTACAAGAAATATCAGGTTCTTGTGGCCTGCATTGTCTCTGTAAACGGCCTTGAGTGCTTCTAGGGATGAGACATCTCTatcatttcccttttctccccACTCTTTGTCACTCAACCGCCTTCCAGATGCATATTCTGTCGGCCGAATAAGCCACATGTGCGGCTGCTTAAAGGTCAAAGACGTCACCAAAAGCCGAGCTGCATAGCGTGGTAAGAGGGCGGTTTGCTATTGGCCCCCACCACACCATCAACCCCCGCGATCATCAGGCCATCAAGATCTCCCGTGTCGTCATGTGCAACCTCACCCGTTCAGACAGCAATCGGCAGACATTCTCTccctatttcttttttcccccttgcAAATCacaaggaaaggaaaaagagacagtGGAGGTAATTATATTACAAAAAGCTAAAAGGAAGGTAAAACTCCAGAATCATCGGCACACTAGCACTCTAAGTTTGCATACCTATCCAAGGAGAAGTGAGGCAAATAAAATTCAAGCCGTGCTATCGCTTCCTCAGCTCAACAAtcgcttcttttctcatAAGATTTTTCGACCGCCATGGGCGTCATCCTGGCCATCAACGCCGGCTCCAGTTCCGTCAAGATCTCAGTCTACCTGGCGGACAAGGGGAAAGCGCCGCGCCAGATTGCTGAATCTCAAGTGAATGGTCTTacagctcctccagcccaGTTGAAATATTCGCGAGGAGGTGAGACCATaataaaagacaaaaacgTGGACACTACCGTCAACAGCCAAGACGATGCTTTTGCCTTATTGCTCAAGACACTGGTAGAGGATGCTGAATTGAAAGAGATCGGCTCCAAGTCAGATGTTTCCATTGCCTGTCACCGCATTGTCCACGGAGGTGACTATGGCGAGGCCCAAGTCATTACTCCAGACACATACCACCATCTAGAGGCCCTCAGCGACCTCGCTCCCTTGCACAATGGTGCTGCGCTAGAAATTGTCGATTCGTGCATGAAGCAGCTCCCCGATGCGATCAACGTTGCTTGCTTTGATTCACAATTCCACTCTACAATTCCACCTCACATTTCTACATACCCCATCAACCCGACGATAGCCAAGAAGAACCGGCTGCGCAAGTACGGCTTCCACGGCATCAGCTACGCCTTCATTTCAAGGTCTGTAGCTGATTTCCTCGGCAAAGACCTCAATCAGCTCAACATCATCGCCCTTCATCTCGGAAGCGGAGCCAGCGCATGCGCCATCAAGAACGGCTCGAGTTGGGACACGAGCATGGGATTGACCCCGTTGGCCGGGCTCCCTGGTGCGACCCGCAGTGGAAGCGTAGATCCTAGGTGAGCCAATCTCGTAGATGATCCCGTTCTCTATCCGTCCTGTTGCCTGTTTCACAAAATGGTCTTATGCTCTGCGCCTTTGTTCTATTCGACAAGGATATTGGTTTGAGGAAGGAAGCCGGGCAACTGCATATTCCTCCCAAATCACACCCCCCCTTCAGACCATGCTGGTAGTGTAGCACTCGTTTACCTAATCTCTCACGCTTTGGTTTCCCAATTCAGAGAAGGCTAACAGAATGGGTGTAGCCTAGTCTTTCATTACGCCAGCGATGTAGGGAAGCTATCTCCAGCCTCGACGGAGAAGCTCCACATATCCACGGCCGAGGAGATCCTCAACAAGCAGAGCGGCTGGAAATCCCTTACGGGCACTACCAATTTCGGCACCATTGCCGCCTCGGATGAACCCCAGCATCGCCTCGCCTTCGATTTATTTGTGGACCGCGTCTGTGGATTCGTTGGGAGCTATTATGTCTCGCTTGGAGGCCAGGTAGATGCACTCGTGTTTGCAGGTGGGATTGGCGAAAGGAGTTCCCGGCTTCGGGATGCCGTTGttggccaagctggctgCCTGGGTTTTGCCCTCGACGAGACACTCAATAATGCCGAGGATGGTGGCAATGCAACTGTGCGGGACATAGGCAGCAAAGATTCGAAACACCGCGTCCTCGTCTGCCAAACGGATGAACAGTTTGAGATGGCTAGGGCATGCACGGATATGGAAGCACTTTGGAGGTAAGAGGGATATGGAGATTCTACAAGGTTCTTTAGATGGTAGACGTCTAATatttatacatatacatatatacatatacacatatacacatatacacatatacacatatacacatatacacatatacacatatacatatacacatatacgTATATACATGTGTTAATGATGAGAAGCCAGAGTTTGTCTATCCCGCTTGCTGGTTAAGTGTTTTCGAAGGCGGGAAACCCTTTTCAGCAACCCTCTGATGTCATTCGCCTGAAGATTTCAGACATGATGGCATTCTATTTCTATTTGGTAACTATGTGATATTTACGGTACACAGTCCtgttcttaaaaaaaaaaaaaaaagaccttgAGCTTCAATAAAAACGTATGCCAGCAAAGGAATGAAGAAGGAGCGGCAAAGTTTAGTGGTGACATTGATCCTCTGGTGTCTCATGTAACGCGTACCATTCCGAGAGGCTCAAGAGCAGTAAAGCAATTCTGCTACGACAGTTGTCTCATGTAACGTTTAAAATATTCacatgaagatgaaaagcgTCCAAGCAACATTGCCATCTATAGTGTCTCGTGTAACGTGTATTATTCGCACAGACATGTTCAAGGCACTGTAGTATAGCTCAGTATAGACATATGTATATGTTGACTCAAGCTTATGTTCTCATTCAGTTTATTTACAATTGAATTTCTTGTATATGCTCTAGTCTTATATGCAGTGCAATTTTGTAAACGCCATCAAAAATGCTAATCAAGTCCGATTTCGTAAATTAAACAACGAATAGAagccgagaaaaaaaaaaaaaaaaactccttTCTAACAATATCAAACATGCCGAACCATGAGCTTAAGACGCAGAAAATCTAACACTATGATATCATACAtgttcactttttttttttttttttttttctttcaccaGGGACTTGGTTTGGCAAAAACTGCATTCCTCCTGTCAGGGTACATACAATAaatagctgctgcagccctCGGCATCACAGCACTGCTTGTTGGCCTACCCTGTGATCAAGTGTTTTTATGAGAAAACATTCCCTTTGGCATATGCCTATAGTTGGGGGTTCTAGACAGCTTGTTATCACAGCATCAGGAAGGAAAAGATCAGCAGTGCTCAAGTAAAATttgcatgttttttttttttttttttttttttttttttgcgaaaCCCTCAACCTCTGCTCCAGCTGGAAAGTGCGACAAGCTTTGATAGGCCAGAGCATATTCAAACACAGCTGCAAGGAGAGAGACATTTCCCCATTTCAGTACTTTTAAGAAACATGTACAAGACAATcgtaaaattaatagaaatCAACAAAGTGGTATCAATTGAATCCCAATCCCGTTCCAGGCCCAAAAAAGCGAGCTACCAATTGTATATACAGCCATTAACACACaccatctcctttttttgatCCTCCCATGCATGCGTCACATCTAAAAAGTGCAAAGCACACCAATATTCTTGTCCATTGGAGCCGCCAAAACGCCATATGATAGATAAGATGAAGCCTCCCTCGTCACTCCTTCCTAAGGACTCATCGGTCATAAAGGCCACAACAAATGTTACTCATGCCGGCCTCGCCAAGAAGCCGTTCTTCGTCGGAGAAGATGGTGGGGATTGTGTGCATGAAAGCGTGGGATATCAGAGCGCGCATAAAAACAAGAGCCCTGACCaagagaaataaaacaaCAGGATTTAGgagaaattattaaaaaaaaaaaaaaaaaaaagctctcGTGATAATGAGAGGGaacataaaaaaaggaggaaatTGAAAGCAAATCAACCAAGGCGCCATTCGTGTATCTTGCGACCTTtcatgatatatatatacctccCGCGCTGCCAGGGCACGCAAAATAGTCTTTCTTTAGGAGACTTACTTTACGCTGGCGAAAGGGACAAGGTATTAAGAAAAGGaattgaaaaagaaacaaatcaTGATAGAAATGGAAATGCCCAAGAGCGAATCGCACCCAAACGCCATGTAACATCCAGCAGAGGCAGCCACCAGTGTGTATTTTCTTGCCTCTGGTCGTATATATACCGAGTGTGCTTTGTATATTCCCCGACCGAAAGATTCGTAATGCAAATTGACAAGTTGGAACTCAAGTCTTCGTTGTCGCTATTCTGGTTTAATGTTGTAATGAATTGGTGGGACATTAAAAATTACTCTCCTCTCCTGTCTTTTTCggttaaaaaatttttttttttccttctcattTTTTGAGTTTTGAAATTGTTGGTATCCATTCATGCTGTAACCGCAACACCTAGCTGTGCTGTGCACTGCGGCGGTGCGCAGGTGGATTTGCCGAGGAATTTGTGAAAACGGTGGAGGGGTAATAATAggcagagggagaagagaggtaGTAGGTGCTCTGTAAAAACCACGTCCTTCCTCATCATACCATGCCGCCTTCTTGACAGGCtatggccatggccagagCGTCGAGACCGCTGGGCGTGCCACCGACTGCGGAAGGACGGTTGAGTAATGGGAGTTCAAAACCGCGCATATCCCATGCGCCCACACTGCCGGTCGGCTGCGGGAGCGGGGACGCCGGCAAGGGGTTCTGCTTCTGGTGAAGTTCGCTGGAGTcccaaaagacaaaagaatcGGGGCCTGTGGTGGAagagcggctgcggctggacGAAGTCGAGCTGCGTCGCACATCAGAAGCCAACGAGGCCTTGCTGGAGCGCTGGCTGCCAGAGCTCCGCGTCTTGTCCTTGTAGTGAGTTTCCAGGTGCTGCTTCATGTTGTCGGCTCTGGTGAATTTCTTGTGGCACCCTGGGAATGTGCACTGGACCGCCTTTTCCGCCGTGTGGATTTTGGAGTGGCGCGAGGCATGGCCAGAGGTGGTGAAGGTCTTTTCGCATCCATGGCTCTCGCGATACCGGCAAGGATAGCGCTTGACGGGGCGCTCGGAGACTGAAGACGCAGCGGAGCTGTCTTCTTCGCAAGAGGCTGAGGGACTGCAGTCTCCATAGGCAGGGCGCTTAGCGGGAGGGCCCTCAGCGGTGTATTCGTGTCCGAAGGCGTAGACCGGAGCTCGCATATAGCTGAAATCCACTGAAGGCGTCAAGGGTGAAATGGCCTCGCTAAGCTGAGAGTCGTAGGAATCCGAGCGCAGGAGCTCGGGAGTGTttggagaggaagagtcGCTGCGAGAAGGCGGCTGAGGGCGCACAGAGGGCCGGCTGGAGTACGGGAAGCTCGTCTGGTGGTAATAAGTGGGCTTCTCGGCCCAGCTGCTGTCGTCGTTGAGGAGAGAGACCTTGCGGCCTGCGGCGTCGCGAGCGTGCATTGTGATGAATATTGGTGGTAGAGAGAGACCAGCTTTGTAGGAGAGGAATAACGAGGGCCTTGGATGCGTTTATGCTGTGAGCAGCGAAGCCGAGCTCTTTGGGTCAGAGAGCTGTGATGTTTTTGTAAGTTGCGTTTTTCTGTTCTTAGAAGCCAAAGCCGATTCCTAAGAAAGAAGATATGAGCTTGAGGGAGGATAAACCAGGCTGTCGTTTATGCTGTTGTCTCTTCGCTAGATGAAATGCTGCGGTAGTCGTGGCTGGTGCTGCAAGAGTCGCAATGAGGAAAGAGGGACTGTAGAGCCGTGCAAGCATGCGAATGAGGAGCTAATGGTGATTCTTGTTGCTTCTTGAGATTTCTGTTATTTTGTTTGGTCATCTGCTGcctgtggcttttttttttttctttcgttgtTATTTCGACTCTCTTGCTGTGCCGAGTGGATGTACTGGAGAAGGGCTCTATTGCATGTATAGGTGGCAGGCTGGTGAAGTGGCTGCTCTGTGTCGCGCTGGCGGGGCGCAGTGTGGTATAAATCTCAACAGGATCGAAATCAAGCCAATCTCAGGTGGCGCCGCCTTGCATGCACGATTGCCGCTGACAGCGATAGGGCTCTGCTTTCTGCAAACGAGAGACGATGCGGAAACAAGGATAAGAAGATTATCAAGACTTCTCTTCTGTGGAGGGTGATGGTGAGGGTGAAGGAAGAGCAAGGCAGGGAGAGAGGCGAGGTCCAGAGTACAAGTAGATGAGACGAGATGAGAAGAGGGTGAAAGGTTGGCAATGCAGGTGGGGAGAGCAGAAGGGCACAGGAGCGAACGATCGAGTTTTTGACGAAAGCCGGGAGAGTCGCCGCCAGAAacgcatccatccatcgaTCGAGGAGGGAtcgaaataaaaaaaaatccactGCCCACTTTACTTGTACTCCGGGTGCCCAAGAGCCATGAGAAGTGACTgacgcaagaaaaaaaaaaccttccCAACGCGAGCTCTGCCCTGCAGTCTGCATGGACGGTGCTTcgggcgctggagctgcggCGACAGGGGGGTCCCCTAGAGCCTCTAGGGGCTCTCTAGTAGGGCCACAGCAGCCAGAGCTGCTGGGATTTGGGGCAGGGAACCAGGGTCCAGGCAGGGACAGAGGGGCCACAGCTGGAGGGGGGTGTGGGGATTGCGTtggagagaggaaagagggGACAAGCACGTACCTGTGGAGAGTGAGGGGAGCAGCAGACATGTACCGTGGCGAGTGCGCGCTTGTACCTCTGGGCGGCGCCGGCGGTAGCTGTGGCTGACACGCCCTCCATCCGACGTGCTGCCGCTCCGGGTTGCGGgtgtcttggctgctgctgagcggcCGCTGGGTGCTGAGCTGAGCGGCGGCAGTTGAGGCCCGGGCTTCGGCACCAGCGTCAGCCTCAGCACctcctaggtaggtacctgttCATTGGCATTCGCATCGCATCGGCACCAGCATCAAGCATAGGTGCTACGCTGCGGCTGCAACTGCTGTTGTAAATGCAACCGCTGCACCGCAATGCTTCCGTGAACCCTCAGCGGACACAGCCAGCGCGGTGCCGGGCTCGTCCACACGTGCATGCGCCACCAGCCGCCTTCGTCTCGCTTGGCTGTCGAGGTGCAGCCGGTGAAGATCCTGCTGCTCTAGCGTGCTGCGTGGTGTGGCGTGCCGCAAGTCAAGTGTCAAGCCGGTACATCCACGGTCAGCAGATTTAGGCACGGCGCCGGGTACTCCTGCGAAGCTTGGAAGCGCACTTTCACACTGCAGGCGGCTGTGAAAAACGCTCCACGGCAGCAGGTCGCATGGAAATGGGGTCTGATGAATGGTCTCTCGCTTTTTGTTCTcgcttttccctctctttgcccttttctgcatctaaaaaaagttttctcgtctttcttTAATCCCACCTTAGGCATCACTGCTCCCAAAAGATCGCATGGTGGATGGATTTTGTTGAGCGCCAAGCATGCCTGCATGCACTTGTGCGCGCCTCGTCCGCAATACTTTTGTGCGCTCTCACACCACTGGTTCTTGAGGTGTCGAAGTTGATTTCGAGGTGGGCCTGGTTGCTTCCAATCGGGACCCCCTTCGTTTCTttcctccctcttctttttttattcttggaATGGCCGCGAAAACACACGTTGCAAGGGATGAGACTACCTAGCATTGCTTAGCAGCTCCGGGACTGTCAATCATGTCTGCTTACAGAAGACCCTCATGGCGAAATCTCGATCGCAGAACTCTCATGACACTACCTGGTGGATCATGGGCTCCTGCGGTATTCCCTACAAGGAGCATTTTGAGTGGTTGACGTCACGTCTGGTAAGCAGAAAGTCACGTCAAACTCGACATTTTCGGCCCCTGGGATCCATCAATCGCAAAACAAGGAGGGGTGCGCTCTCATCTCGGtgcaaattttttttttttttccaaaaaaaaaaaagcataaaaaaaaaagtgtgaaaaagaaagccgAAGGGTAATCGTCACACTTCCTATGGGGCCTTTGGAGAACACTGACTATCGGCAGATATTACTGCACATGCTAGGAAGACAAACAGTGAGTCGTGCCAACTCGTCTCGCTACTGCTTGCCCCCAGATAAGAGGTAAAACGCGTTCTTTGTTCGCCAACACGCAACTGTACATACTCGTATGATTTACGAGTGGCGGTACTTCGTGCGCGCGCATCGGCCAAGGACGGTGCATGTACCCCGGACCTCATCTACGCGCTTACTGGTACTACTCGTATGTTCAAAGTTACTATACCAAGCAACCCGCcgggccagcagccaaggctaAAGTTACGACACTACCTGGTCTTCAGCTGCAAGGCCCAAAGCCTTACTGGGAAGGGCGCGAGGGGG
It encodes:
- a CDS encoding uncharacterized protein (EggNog:ENOG41), translating into MAASSSSGSSFTSSSLGRPPTYSRSYVSPVDSTWTQTSEISTISATSTGDSGAQPASLRPLDLGPPGYSATIILFQDTPEERTVYLGPWEVVGSEQRRIRWQCSYQSELLEHFLPTDIPSDIYPHTLHSRHRQFNDPSDVERFLSFNEHHRVRYTSGDGVCIHDGFIAVKYEFTSVDASIQFQGDLRKKDLVGFYDVDVVWSNLQSRTDSFGKVKGIGAIQRLKLWRDRYTTFHSLSVFANKTDHQYREYDIHNFDGELRNRDDRAKTLRLSVHGRRGSVPEEAPSRRTFRIRQRVRSAGQASQASPELGPSYTATPLDIRHLSIQFTHKRDYKRFIETWTHAHSSDREFNGIPFPPNHFELASPDILPS